In Streptomyces qaidamensis, one DNA window encodes the following:
- a CDS encoding carbon-nitrogen hydrolase family protein yields MRVAVVQTQWVDDHEDGLRNAYQAIEDVCGAGDIDLVCFPEFLLGPPWYMPGQDGLKGRTDTPIPGPIVDGFQSLARKLSTHILLGSLVEDLQDGMYRNTSLLIGRQGVITGRAVKAHAFGNEMVVCRQSDSLGVLSTEFGQIGIAVCSDFWIPEVVRLLALAGARTIFVPGGTLEQNQPLMVNALRTAAYLNDVNIVYASSVGVVRGKRGDRLVEIHFAGTSLVAGPQGVITQAGSDEPETLVVDLDEPAHGDGRRWQQLRRPAAYRALLTPYAGADRDLAAELRASLTGGGPDRGRPAGATSAHEGTRP; encoded by the coding sequence ATGAGGGTAGCGGTAGTACAGACCCAGTGGGTCGACGATCACGAAGACGGCCTGCGCAACGCCTACCAGGCGATCGAGGACGTCTGCGGCGCCGGCGACATCGACCTGGTGTGCTTTCCCGAGTTCCTGCTCGGCCCGCCGTGGTACATGCCGGGGCAGGACGGCCTGAAAGGGCGGACCGACACTCCGATCCCCGGGCCGATCGTCGACGGCTTCCAGTCCCTGGCCCGCAAGCTCAGCACGCACATCCTGCTGGGTTCGCTCGTCGAGGACCTGCAGGACGGCATGTACCGGAACACGTCCCTGCTGATCGGCCGGCAGGGCGTCATCACCGGGCGCGCCGTCAAGGCACACGCCTTCGGCAACGAGATGGTGGTGTGCCGCCAGTCCGACTCGCTCGGTGTCCTGTCGACCGAGTTCGGGCAGATCGGCATCGCCGTGTGTTCGGACTTCTGGATCCCCGAGGTGGTCCGCCTGCTGGCGCTGGCCGGCGCGCGCACCATCTTCGTGCCGGGCGGAACGCTGGAGCAGAACCAGCCGCTGATGGTGAACGCCCTGCGCACCGCGGCATACCTGAACGACGTCAACATCGTCTACGCGAGTTCGGTCGGCGTCGTCCGCGGCAAGCGCGGGGACCGGCTCGTGGAGATCCACTTCGCCGGTACCAGCCTGGTCGCCGGCCCGCAGGGCGTGATCACGCAGGCCGGCAGCGACGAGCCGGAGACCCTCGTCGTCGACCTCGACGAGCCCGCGCACGGCGACGGCCGCCGCTGGCAGCAACTCCGCCGCCCCGCCGCCTACCGGGCGCTGCTCACCCCGTACGCCGGAGCGGACCGGGATCTCGCGGCCGAACTGCGGGCGAGCCTGACCGGGGGCGGCCCGGACCGGGGCCGGCCCGCCGGCGCGACCAGTGCACATGAGGGGACTCGTCCGTGA
- a CDS encoding AMP-binding protein, translated as MTTTTSIATHYEQFLQLLTRGPRAGADGSGTVRARYGERADPSGGSQPIVLTRDEWILNQIDLALALGRLLTEDDVVVSAVPYELSFTGAEVDRVIEMVGASVISVGTSGTICPMQRLLGLIEQYEVTALVCPPSFAAELASLASSLGRRPEDSTVRTLVCVGEACSTERLDRIGAAWAAKTSAVYGTPSTPTVAVACDHGALHLCDHRLRAEVRGASRGELLLDGSPTGELVELWPADRRCDCGSASRVLVPLGTAASAVRGPDGLVSTLDVERVVFGHRRLAPHFACAVRDGTFHVTCALAGPQAVDEGAMRRAIRSGIGEALGVEAEVTVVGVHDWSTATS; from the coding sequence GTGACGACGACCACGTCCATCGCGACGCACTACGAGCAGTTCCTGCAACTGCTCACCCGCGGCCCCCGTGCCGGGGCGGACGGCAGCGGCACGGTCCGCGCCCGCTACGGCGAACGGGCCGACCCCTCGGGCGGCTCGCAGCCGATCGTGCTGACCCGCGACGAGTGGATCCTGAACCAGATCGACCTGGCGCTGGCCCTGGGCCGGCTGCTGACCGAGGACGACGTCGTGGTCTCGGCCGTGCCGTACGAACTGTCCTTCACCGGCGCCGAGGTGGACCGTGTGATCGAGATGGTCGGCGCCTCGGTGATCAGCGTCGGGACGAGCGGGACCATCTGCCCGATGCAGCGGCTGCTCGGACTGATCGAGCAGTACGAAGTGACGGCCCTGGTGTGCCCGCCGAGCTTCGCCGCGGAGCTGGCGAGCCTGGCTTCCTCACTCGGACGGCGACCGGAGGACTCGACCGTCCGGACGCTCGTCTGCGTGGGGGAGGCCTGCTCCACCGAGCGCCTCGACCGCATCGGCGCCGCCTGGGCGGCGAAGACCTCCGCCGTGTACGGGACGCCGTCGACACCGACGGTCGCCGTCGCCTGCGACCACGGCGCACTGCACCTGTGCGACCACCGGCTGCGGGCGGAAGTCCGCGGGGCCTCGCGCGGCGAGCTGCTCCTGGACGGCTCACCGACCGGCGAACTGGTCGAGCTGTGGCCGGCCGACCGCCGCTGTGACTGCGGGTCCGCCAGCCGGGTCCTGGTGCCGCTCGGCACCGCGGCGTCGGCGGTACGCGGACCGGACGGACTGGTCTCGACGCTGGACGTGGAGCGAGTCGTGTTCGGCCACAGGAGGCTCGCCCCGCACTTCGCCTGCGCCGTCCGGGACGGCACCTTCCACGTGACCTGCGCCCTGGCCGGACCTCAAGCGGTCGACGAGGGCGCGATGCGGCGCGCGATCCGCAGCGGCATCGGCGAGGCGCTCGGGGTCGAGGCCGAGGTCACGGTCGTCGGCGTGCACGACTGGAGTACCGCCACGTCATGA
- a CDS encoding flavin reductase: MSLDSIRLEGVTTHNLKSVDVSFPKGKLVVAAGVSGSGKSSLVIDTLFEHSKTLYLGALSSKSLDMGDGDYQFDRIAGTQPPVALRQRDGGYSNPRSTVGTLTGLDGLYRLLFGAGSRPVCPACLGPTGPDLFCDDCGCFAEPHSAKHFSPNRKEGKCLQCDGIGELVGFALEKIIPDRSKTLTEIWDGADPGTFAVPNVRKAFEAMAADIGLDLGLPFEKLSPEQTERVLHGSDTIYTLKIRKVTNDFRFEGILGFLERAYRNASSAARKNAFTNYLGREVCPACNGGRLRPESLKATVAGHTFHDFQGDELSRSITRLGDGLASGDVPAQVRELASAIVKQSANIEDVGLGHLQLQRPVTTLSGGELQRLLLAQHLASDLTGVMYVLDEPTAGLHEADTGKILTSLRRLRDLGNTVIVIEHDESVIRAADWIVELGPGAGSRGGEVVFEGRFADLLTSGDSPTAIAMASDGPSRTRTGLADAPWVEVRGITRNNVVDQAAKFPLGALTCVSGVSGAGKSSLVAGIHAAVSRVVAQRSTGVTAENTGIRGAEALDDVIYVEQRPIGRSSRSTLVTYIGISDHIRDAFAAGADAVERGLGRGEFSPNVAGGRCESCKGLGLAEIEMTLFKSEFIVCPECEGRRFQEHVLEVRLGDKNIHDVLSMTVEDALEWFDATSSPKVVQALGVLSEFGLGYLQLGCSTTTLSGGEAQRLNLAGELLKQRRNRTLFIFDEPTRGLHTADIRHLLALFERLISTGNTIVVIEHDVKVIAIADWVIDLGPGAGREGGRVVHSGTPEELADNAESVTGRFLRRLRDEPAAVPPTAPVEGRRPGAAPDLGVIGELLPRAVTVVAGTARQSERNGPTPYGLVIGSLTVVSDELALIGFLVRSGSTSWNAIADTGRFCVNILGEDQHDVSDAFSQGRPDSRFDALAWTPSSNGCPRLSGAVGTLDCSLKSTYRIGDHEFVLATVVSIDMEAGTDRRPLLRAERGDSALDDYGWRRFAREAEAR, translated from the coding sequence ATGAGTCTCGACAGCATCCGGCTAGAGGGAGTCACGACCCACAACCTCAAGTCGGTCGACGTGTCCTTTCCGAAGGGAAAGCTGGTCGTCGCCGCCGGCGTCTCCGGGTCGGGCAAGTCGTCCCTCGTCATCGACACCCTCTTCGAACACTCGAAGACGCTCTACCTGGGGGCCCTGTCCAGCAAGTCCCTCGACATGGGCGACGGGGACTACCAGTTCGACCGGATCGCGGGGACGCAGCCCCCGGTGGCCCTGCGTCAGCGTGACGGCGGCTACTCCAACCCCCGCTCGACCGTGGGGACACTCACCGGCCTCGACGGGCTGTACCGCCTGCTGTTCGGCGCAGGGTCGCGGCCGGTCTGCCCGGCCTGTCTCGGCCCGACCGGCCCGGACCTGTTCTGCGACGACTGCGGCTGCTTCGCCGAGCCGCACTCCGCGAAGCACTTCAGCCCGAACCGCAAGGAAGGCAAGTGCCTCCAGTGCGACGGCATCGGCGAACTCGTCGGCTTCGCCCTGGAGAAGATCATCCCGGACCGGTCGAAGACACTCACCGAGATCTGGGACGGGGCCGACCCCGGCACGTTCGCCGTTCCCAACGTGCGCAAGGCCTTCGAGGCGATGGCCGCGGACATCGGCCTGGACCTCGGCCTGCCGTTCGAGAAGCTGAGCCCGGAGCAGACCGAGCGGGTGCTGCACGGCTCGGACACGATCTACACGCTCAAGATCCGCAAGGTCACCAACGACTTCCGCTTCGAGGGCATCCTGGGCTTCCTGGAACGCGCCTACCGCAACGCGTCGTCGGCCGCCCGCAAGAACGCCTTCACCAACTACCTCGGGCGGGAAGTCTGCCCCGCCTGCAACGGAGGGCGGCTGCGCCCAGAGTCGCTCAAGGCGACGGTGGCCGGGCACACCTTCCACGACTTCCAGGGCGACGAGCTGTCGCGTTCGATCACGCGGCTGGGCGACGGGCTCGCGTCCGGCGACGTGCCGGCACAGGTCCGCGAACTCGCCTCCGCGATCGTCAAACAGAGCGCGAACATCGAGGACGTCGGCCTCGGACACCTCCAGTTGCAGCGGCCGGTCACCACCCTCTCCGGTGGCGAGTTGCAGCGGCTGCTGCTGGCGCAGCACCTGGCCAGTGACCTGACCGGGGTCATGTACGTCCTCGACGAACCGACCGCCGGTCTGCACGAGGCCGACACCGGGAAGATCCTCACCTCCCTGCGACGGCTGCGCGACCTCGGCAACACGGTCATCGTCATCGAGCACGACGAGTCGGTGATCCGCGCCGCCGACTGGATCGTCGAGCTGGGGCCCGGGGCCGGATCCCGCGGCGGCGAGGTCGTCTTCGAGGGCCGGTTCGCCGACCTGCTGACCTCCGGCGACTCGCCCACGGCGATCGCGATGGCCTCGGACGGGCCGTCGCGTACCAGGACCGGCCTGGCCGACGCACCCTGGGTCGAGGTGCGCGGCATCACGCGCAACAACGTGGTCGACCAGGCAGCGAAGTTCCCGCTCGGCGCACTGACCTGCGTCTCCGGCGTGTCCGGCGCGGGCAAGAGCTCCCTGGTGGCCGGCATCCACGCGGCGGTCTCCCGGGTCGTCGCCCAGCGGTCGACGGGCGTGACGGCCGAGAACACCGGGATTCGGGGAGCCGAGGCCCTGGACGACGTCATCTACGTCGAGCAGCGCCCGATCGGCCGCTCCAGCCGCAGCACGCTCGTCACCTACATCGGCATCAGCGACCACATCCGCGACGCCTTCGCCGCCGGCGCCGACGCGGTCGAGCGCGGCCTGGGCCGCGGCGAGTTCAGCCCGAACGTCGCCGGCGGCCGCTGCGAGTCCTGCAAGGGGCTCGGGCTGGCCGAGATCGAGATGACCCTCTTCAAGAGCGAGTTCATCGTCTGCCCCGAGTGCGAGGGCCGCCGGTTCCAGGAGCACGTCCTCGAAGTGCGGCTGGGCGACAAGAACATCCACGACGTGCTGTCGATGACCGTCGAGGACGCCCTCGAATGGTTCGACGCCACGAGCAGTCCCAAGGTCGTCCAGGCACTCGGCGTGCTCAGTGAGTTCGGCCTCGGCTACCTGCAACTCGGCTGCTCGACGACCACGCTCTCCGGTGGCGAGGCGCAGCGGCTCAACCTGGCCGGCGAACTGCTCAAGCAGCGCCGCAACCGCACACTGTTCATCTTCGACGAGCCGACGCGCGGCCTGCACACGGCGGACATCCGGCACCTTCTGGCCCTGTTCGAGCGGTTGATCTCCACGGGCAACACCATCGTGGTCATCGAGCACGACGTGAAGGTGATCGCCATCGCCGACTGGGTGATAGACCTGGGGCCCGGGGCGGGCCGCGAGGGCGGCCGGGTGGTACACAGCGGGACGCCGGAGGAACTCGCGGACAACGCGGAGAGCGTCACCGGCCGGTTCTTACGCCGCCTGCGCGACGAACCCGCTGCCGTCCCGCCGACCGCCCCGGTGGAGGGCCGGAGGCCGGGTGCGGCGCCGGACCTCGGGGTCATCGGCGAGCTCCTGCCGCGGGCCGTCACCGTGGTCGCCGGCACCGCACGACAGTCCGAGCGGAACGGTCCGACACCGTACGGACTGGTGATCGGCTCGCTCACCGTCGTCTCCGACGAACTCGCCCTCATCGGCTTCCTGGTGCGCTCGGGCAGCACCAGCTGGAACGCCATCGCGGACACCGGCCGGTTCTGCGTCAACATCCTCGGCGAGGACCAGCACGACGTGTCCGACGCCTTCTCACAGGGCAGGCCGGACAGCCGCTTCGACGCGCTCGCCTGGACGCCCTCCAGCAACGGCTGCCCGCGGCTGTCCGGCGCCGTCGGCACCCTCGACTGCAGCCTGAAGTCGACCTACCGGATCGGCGACCACGAGTTCGTCCTGGCGACGGTCGTCAGCATCGACATGGAGGCCGGCACCGACCGCCGTCCCCTGCTCCGCGCCGAACGGGGCGACAGCGCTCTCGACGACTACGGGTGGCGCCGGTTCGCCCGGGAAGCGGAGGCCAGGTGA
- a CDS encoding 4-hydroxyphenylacetate 3-hydroxylase N-terminal domain-containing protein, with amino-acid sequence MPTDEITLLPGSSGGAWRGNEYIASLKDEREVWCDGRRVDVTGDPGFRPMLSTLAGLHDAQHLPGRADEMLHRSDTSGNLVSLSYLAPADRDGLSRKWANSHRWAEASYGQLSRIPDFMSNVVVGLYDYRHELAEVNPEFGSNAENYYHYCRERDLTLTHGLGDPQIDRSSTPADRPELGLRVVRRGADGIVVRGAKQIATLAPYAHEVLIYLSPANYLREDPSYVCWFAAPLATPGLRVLCRRSYADGSGGLSARYDEQDAMLVFDDVFIPMNRVFLLDDSQAAVRGFGELNKWSLYTGQVRYYHRLRTMLGVASLLAQAIGVDKFRQVTDLLGELTSYVEIVRLGLAAIDAECRPTPSGLLAPGSTGALDAVAGRFSTRGSEIIRQIGASGLIMQPSDADLGTSELRAVLDTYMCGREMGAEEKSRIFRLAADLAVDRFGMRQELYETWNRGDPARVRSMLHARYPDLQRCETQARNLAEGRNDTT; translated from the coding sequence ATGCCCACCGACGAAATCACCCTGCTGCCGGGCTCCTCCGGCGGAGCCTGGCGAGGGAACGAGTACATCGCCAGCCTCAAGGACGAGCGAGAGGTCTGGTGCGACGGACGCCGGGTCGACGTGACCGGCGACCCGGGCTTCCGGCCCATGCTGTCCACGCTGGCCGGCCTCCACGACGCCCAGCACCTGCCCGGCCGCGCGGACGAGATGCTCCACCGGTCGGACACCTCCGGCAACCTCGTCAGCCTGTCGTACCTGGCGCCGGCCGACCGGGACGGCCTCAGCCGCAAGTGGGCCAACTCCCACCGGTGGGCGGAGGCCTCCTACGGCCAGCTCTCCCGGATACCCGACTTCATGTCGAACGTCGTGGTCGGGCTGTACGACTACCGGCACGAACTGGCCGAGGTGAACCCCGAGTTCGGGTCCAACGCGGAGAACTACTACCACTACTGCCGCGAGAGGGACCTCACACTGACCCACGGCCTGGGCGACCCGCAGATCGACCGCTCCTCGACCCCCGCCGACCGACCGGAACTGGGGCTGAGAGTGGTGCGGCGCGGCGCCGACGGCATCGTCGTGCGGGGAGCCAAGCAGATCGCGACCCTGGCGCCGTACGCCCACGAGGTGCTCATCTACCTCTCGCCCGCGAACTACCTGCGCGAAGACCCCAGCTACGTCTGCTGGTTCGCCGCTCCGCTGGCGACGCCGGGCCTGCGCGTCCTGTGCCGCAGGTCGTACGCCGACGGCTCCGGCGGCCTCTCGGCGCGCTACGACGAGCAGGACGCCATGCTGGTGTTCGACGACGTGTTCATCCCGATGAACCGGGTCTTCCTGCTCGACGACTCCCAGGCGGCCGTCCGCGGGTTCGGCGAGCTGAACAAGTGGTCGCTCTACACCGGCCAAGTGCGCTACTACCACCGGCTGCGCACCATGCTCGGGGTCGCGTCACTGCTGGCCCAGGCGATCGGCGTCGACAAGTTCCGGCAGGTCACGGACCTCCTCGGCGAGCTCACCTCGTACGTCGAGATCGTCCGGCTCGGCCTGGCCGCGATCGACGCCGAGTGCCGGCCCACTCCCTCGGGGCTGCTCGCCCCCGGCTCGACGGGCGCGCTCGACGCGGTCGCCGGCCGCTTCTCGACGCGGGGCTCGGAGATCATCCGGCAGATCGGTGCGTCCGGTCTGATCATGCAGCCCTCGGACGCCGACCTGGGCACGTCCGAGCTGCGCGCCGTGCTGGACACCTACATGTGCGGGCGCGAGATGGGCGCCGAGGAGAAGTCCCGGATCTTCCGCCTCGCCGCCGATCTGGCCGTCGACCGTTTCGGGATGCGCCAGGAGCTCTACGAGACGTGGAACCGCGGTGATCCCGCCCGGGTCCGCTCGATGCTCCACGCCCGCTACCCCGACCTGCAGCGCTGCGAAACCCAGGCCCGCAACCTGGCCGAAGGGCGGAACGACACCACATGA
- a CDS encoding ferredoxin — MRVELPLPTRIPIDGRFEIDDTCIDCKLCNDLAPDNFDADLDNDVHYVCKQPGTPDELERVLDAFESCPTESIRYSAAPSGE; from the coding sequence GTGAGGGTTGAACTGCCGCTTCCCACGCGCATTCCGATCGACGGACGCTTCGAGATCGACGACACGTGCATCGACTGCAAGCTCTGCAACGACCTGGCGCCCGACAACTTCGACGCCGACCTCGACAACGACGTCCACTACGTGTGCAAACAGCCCGGGACACCCGACGAACTCGAACGGGTCCTCGACGCATTCGAATCCTGCCCCACCGAATCCATCCGGTACTCAGCGGCACCCAGCGGGGAGTGA
- a CDS encoding phenylacetate--CoA ligase family protein: MTTLARPAGHDPRSRLRDTLVSRLDIARKVAAVTSLDRTALDAWAGDALAATVEHACRNSPFYTGFVPAEAARAVAQGRPHAFEAIPFTTREHLSAAYPLGMLAVPRREVIRFDESSGTGNGRPIAAFFTMADWLENNLTVAGLLATVLDRRDVAAIAVPYELAGVGQDLDRAIEILGCTIVPLGAASPSCTPDRMVDALLRSGATTLVCSGTRALFLGEIARRRGIDPRSDLNVSKILMAGEGASPAKKRRLADQWGAVAYSMFGMTETNTLAMFCRERELHLVESRTFFEVVDPQSGERLPDGSVGELAVTTLASRAMPLLRYRTGDVCQIEAAPCACGSPLRRLRHRGRFGDRIPVGDRGTSQLEIEDIVLGAMTTAPYYFAFDIDGDVLEIALPQSSTDEATRASIAAGVRDRLGVSTRFGPLDTDRFETALRTSAKPTMRNFSAYGGGGAAGEG; this comes from the coding sequence ATGACCACGCTCGCCCGGCCTGCCGGGCACGATCCGCGCAGCAGGCTGCGCGACACCCTCGTCTCCCGCCTCGACATCGCGCGCAAGGTCGCCGCGGTCACGTCACTGGACCGCACAGCGCTCGACGCATGGGCCGGGGATGCGCTCGCCGCGACCGTGGAGCACGCCTGCCGCAACTCGCCGTTCTACACTGGCTTCGTCCCGGCCGAGGCCGCCCGAGCGGTCGCGCAGGGCCGTCCGCACGCCTTCGAGGCCATCCCCTTCACCACACGAGAGCATCTCTCTGCCGCCTACCCGCTCGGCATGCTCGCCGTGCCGCGGCGGGAGGTGATCCGGTTCGACGAAAGCTCCGGAACCGGCAACGGGCGCCCGATCGCCGCGTTCTTCACGATGGCGGACTGGCTGGAGAACAACCTCACCGTCGCCGGGCTGCTGGCCACCGTGCTGGACCGGCGGGACGTCGCGGCCATCGCCGTCCCCTACGAACTGGCCGGGGTGGGCCAGGACCTCGACCGTGCCATCGAGATCCTCGGATGCACCATCGTGCCGCTCGGCGCGGCCTCACCGTCCTGCACCCCGGACCGGATGGTCGACGCCCTGCTGCGTTCGGGCGCGACCACCCTGGTGTGCTCCGGCACGCGCGCCCTGTTCCTCGGGGAGATCGCCCGCCGCCGCGGCATCGACCCGCGGAGCGACCTCAACGTCTCGAAGATCCTCATGGCGGGGGAGGGCGCGTCGCCGGCCAAGAAGCGGCGCCTGGCCGATCAGTGGGGCGCCGTCGCGTACTCGATGTTCGGCATGACCGAGACCAACACGCTGGCCATGTTCTGCCGGGAGCGGGAACTGCACCTGGTCGAGTCACGGACGTTCTTCGAGGTGGTGGATCCGCAATCCGGGGAGCGGCTGCCGGACGGCTCCGTCGGTGAGCTGGCCGTGACGACGCTCGCGAGCCGGGCCATGCCGCTCCTGCGGTACCGGACCGGGGACGTGTGCCAGATCGAGGCGGCGCCGTGCGCATGCGGCTCCCCGTTGCGCCGGCTGCGCCACCGTGGCCGGTTCGGCGACCGGATCCCGGTCGGTGACCGAGGGACCTCCCAGCTGGAGATCGAGGACATCGTCCTGGGCGCCATGACCACCGCGCCGTACTACTTCGCCTTCGACATCGACGGGGACGTCCTGGAGATCGCCCTGCCGCAGTCGAGCACCGACGAGGCGACCCGGGCCTCGATCGCGGCCGGTGTCCGTGACCGTCTCGGAGTGTCCACCCGATTCGGCCCGCTGGACACCGACCGGTTCGAGACGGCGCTGCGAACCTCGGCCAAACCGACGATGCGCAACTTCAGTGCCTACGGGGGAGGAGGGGCTGCCGGTGAGGGTTGA
- a CDS encoding BtrH N-terminal domain-containing protein yields MAVIDISPYSGDHCESTALLNMLRNHDIELSEPLIFGLGQGLSFLYWHSKQMPNPFLAGRVKPDHLMRNVADALSLQLGVQETSSPAKAEATLIKALDEGEVVGLKLDRYHLDYARENHHFAAHYVACIGYEDDRFVVVETRSLGVQSASRESMARARAAKGPMSSRNLSVRVNPGGYDESILAKACQTSILATAQEFLSPPITNMGFKGIAKAGSLMRGWHDRLDRPVEAMSIVGTSMEEGGTGGGLFRTLWAQFLEEAHELTGIEAYDALAVEYRRIAKRWTDVANLLREADETGARRSLDEAASIVGALADEERTAMTRLEEASR; encoded by the coding sequence ATGGCGGTCATTGACATCTCGCCGTACTCCGGTGACCACTGCGAATCCACCGCGCTGCTCAACATGCTCCGCAACCACGACATCGAGCTGAGCGAGCCGCTGATCTTCGGGCTGGGGCAGGGACTGTCGTTCCTGTACTGGCACTCGAAGCAGATGCCGAACCCGTTCCTCGCCGGCCGGGTCAAGCCGGACCACCTGATGCGCAACGTGGCGGACGCGCTCTCCCTCCAGTTGGGGGTGCAGGAGACGTCCTCACCGGCAAAGGCCGAGGCCACGCTGATCAAGGCCCTCGACGAAGGCGAGGTCGTGGGGCTCAAGCTCGACCGCTACCACCTCGACTACGCGCGGGAGAACCACCACTTCGCCGCGCACTACGTCGCCTGCATCGGATACGAGGACGACAGGTTCGTCGTGGTCGAGACCCGGTCGCTCGGTGTCCAGTCGGCATCGCGGGAGAGCATGGCCCGGGCCCGGGCCGCCAAGGGGCCCATGTCCTCGCGCAACCTGTCGGTCCGGGTGAACCCGGGCGGGTACGACGAGTCGATCCTCGCGAAGGCCTGCCAGACCTCGATCCTGGCCACCGCACAGGAGTTCCTGAGCCCGCCGATCACCAACATGGGGTTCAAGGGCATCGCGAAGGCCGGCTCGCTCATGCGCGGATGGCACGACCGGCTCGACCGCCCCGTCGAGGCGATGAGCATCGTCGGCACCAGCATGGAGGAAGGCGGAACGGGCGGCGGGCTCTTCCGGACGCTGTGGGCGCAGTTCCTGGAAGAGGCGCACGAGCTGACCGGCATCGAGGCCTACGACGCACTGGCCGTCGAGTACCGGCGCATCGCCAAGCGCTGGACGGACGTGGCGAACCTGCTGCGCGAGGCCGACGAGACGGGCGCCCGGCGATCACTCGACGAGGCCGCGTCGATCGTCGGCGCCCTCGCGGACGAGGAGCGCACGGCGATGACCCGGCTGGAGGAGGCGTCCCGATGA
- a CDS encoding class I SAM-dependent methyltransferase — MASARGTVAARVPETDEGLQGDELALKYDEMQRHIRDNGWLQEKIDDILAADIRSGEVLELGCGPGYLGLEWITQAEDSARLVGLDISPAMLRRASANAAGYGVAERCAYECGTVLALPFEDHRFDHVISASSLHEWADPATALAEMHRVLRPGGRYCVSDLRRDVDRTTFQFMKANIAADMRPGFRTSIRSSYVKSEIYELLRGTALDTAVVTEVQMGIVITGRKETP, encoded by the coding sequence GTGGCTAGCGCGCGCGGCACCGTCGCCGCCCGGGTGCCGGAGACCGACGAGGGCCTGCAGGGCGACGAACTGGCCCTCAAGTACGACGAGATGCAACGTCACATCCGGGACAACGGCTGGCTCCAGGAGAAGATCGACGACATCCTGGCGGCGGACATCCGCTCCGGGGAGGTCCTGGAGCTGGGATGCGGCCCCGGCTACCTGGGACTGGAATGGATCACCCAGGCCGAAGACTCCGCCCGGCTCGTCGGCCTCGACATCTCACCGGCGATGCTCCGGCGGGCGAGCGCCAACGCCGCCGGATACGGCGTCGCCGAGCGCTGCGCCTACGAATGCGGCACCGTGCTGGCCCTGCCGTTCGAGGACCACCGCTTCGATCACGTCATCAGCGCGTCCTCGCTGCACGAATGGGCGGATCCGGCGACCGCCCTCGCGGAGATGCATCGCGTGCTCAGGCCCGGCGGCCGCTACTGCGTCTCCGACCTGCGCCGGGACGTCGACCGGACGACGTTCCAGTTCATGAAGGCGAACATCGCGGCCGACATGCGCCCCGGCTTTCGCACCTCGATCCGCTCCTCGTACGTCAAGAGCGAGATCTATGAGCTGCTGCGAGGCACCGCGCTCGACACGGCCGTCGTGACGGAAGTGCAGATGGGGATCGTCATCACGGGCAGGAAGGAAACGCCATGA